The following are encoded together in the Janthinobacterium sp. Marseille genome:
- a CDS encoding chorismate lyase: MKYRSHRSVTHAHWFAHVNGVRASPQMRGWLTDSMSLTMKLVARCERFRIRRLVQQHALPLADEFEKVGLPDRRLVQEREVLLCCDETPVVYAHTIVPLSATASDWPFFGRLGERSLGTTLFGDPRVWRGELEYARLSAQHPLVLRAAAALGQALPSPLFARRCLYRRGRGLLLVTEVFLPNLATIRQNPHAERKS, translated from the coding sequence GTGAAGTATCGCTCGCATCGCTCGGTCACGCACGCGCATTGGTTTGCGCACGTCAATGGTGTCCGTGCATCGCCGCAAATGCGCGGCTGGCTGACCGATTCGATGTCGCTGACGATGAAACTGGTGGCGCGTTGTGAACGTTTTCGCATACGCCGCCTGGTACAGCAGCATGCGCTGCCGCTGGCTGATGAATTTGAGAAAGTTGGCCTGCCCGATCGTCGCCTGGTGCAGGAGCGTGAAGTATTGCTGTGCTGTGATGAGACACCGGTGGTGTACGCACACACGATAGTGCCGCTGTCCGCCACTGCTTCCGACTGGCCTTTCTTCGGTCGCCTGGGTGAACGCTCGCTGGGAACGACCTTGTTCGGCGATCCGCGGGTCTGGCGCGGCGAACTTGAATATGCGCGGCTGTCGGCACAGCATCCGCTGGTATTGCGCGCTGCGGCTGCCTTGGGGCAGGCCTTGCCAAGTCCCTTGTTTGCGCGCCGCTGTTTGTATCGCCGCGGCAGAGGTTTATTACTGGTGACAGAAGTTTTTCTCCCCAATCTGGCTACGATCCGGCAGAATCCGCACGCCGAGAGGAAAAGCTAG
- a CDS encoding YqiA/YcfP family alpha/beta fold hydrolase: MILYLHGFRSSPLSFKTSLLAARMEALGRGDKYACPQLPASPRAAIELALAIAQTVPPAELTLIGSSLGGYYATWLAEKLGCRAVLLNPAVHAARDLATQVGVKTQYHSNEAFEFKREYIDELATLAVPAITHPERYFLIAATGDELLDWREMVAQFTGARQRVIQGSDHGISDFAEYADEVLAFCGVDAGVGQ, from the coding sequence ATGATTTTGTATCTGCACGGTTTTCGTTCGTCACCACTCTCGTTTAAAACCAGTTTGCTGGCCGCCCGTATGGAGGCCCTGGGGCGCGGCGATAAATATGCCTGTCCGCAGTTGCCGGCGTCGCCGCGCGCTGCGATTGAACTGGCACTTGCCATTGCGCAAACAGTCCCGCCTGCCGAGCTCACGTTGATAGGGTCTTCCCTCGGTGGTTATTACGCCACCTGGCTGGCGGAAAAACTGGGTTGCCGCGCGGTTTTGCTGAATCCGGCGGTGCATGCAGCACGTGACCTGGCGACGCAAGTTGGTGTCAAAACGCAATATCACTCGAATGAGGCATTTGAATTCAAGCGCGAGTATATTGATGAATTAGCGACACTGGCAGTGCCTGCGATTACGCATCCGGAACGATATTTCCTGATTGCCGCGACCGGTGATGAATTGCTCGACTGGCGCGAAATGGTGGCGCAGTTTACCGGTGCCAGGCAGCGTGTAATCCAGGGCAGCGACCACGGCATTTCGGACTTTGCCGAATACGCGGATGAAGTATTGGCTTTTTGTGGTGTGGATGCCGGGGTGGGGCAGTGA